The following are encoded together in the Coffea arabica cultivar ET-39 chromosome 1c, Coffea Arabica ET-39 HiFi, whole genome shotgun sequence genome:
- the LOC113736868 gene encoding G-type lectin S-receptor-like serine/threonine-protein kinase At1g11330 has product MKEILWSTNVSSSLANSSAQLLDTGNLVLTDESKRTIWESFEHPTDTFLPKMKLGASTIGTSQITSWRSPSDPSIGTFSAGLNLFQTPQLFVWNNSSPCWRSGPWSGTTFIGIAGMTSAYDNRLDVLKDSSGYRYLTYNYANTSFFYYRLSSSGSIQAMVSLSGKGDWTIIWSSSENQCDVYGKCGSFGSCNPQDSPRCTCLPGFQPRDQDEWNQGNWTGGCIRKELLQCQRNQSSSTADDQDGFVKLANMKVPDFAKPIANSEEECRKDCLNNCLCTAYAFYNGIGCMQWSGILIDSQQLPYDGANLYIRVAYSELDTDAKGGINVVIASTVTVVTSVLVFCAFLCWKWIAKQKGKEQQAMVPSVEEVHKVEEKFTINFNQAKFEELPLYTYETLANATDNFQSNNKIGKGGFGPVYKGKLLDGREIAVKRLSNSSTQGIEEFMNEVVVISKLQHRNLVRLLGCCVEREEKMLVYEYMPNKSLDAYLFDANKQKLLDWRRRVIIVEGIGRALLYLHRDSRLKIIHRDLKASNILLDEDLKPKISDFGLARIFGGHQDQANTNRVVGTYGYMAPEYAMQGRFSEKSDVYSFGVLLLEIVSGRRNTSFYNYENELSLLGHAWKLWNESEAAKLIDAAIIDPAFKTEMLTFIHVGLLCVQEFAKDRPDVSAVLSMLSSEISNLPRPKFPAYTGRLGSSGKSSRERVYSINNISLTTVEGR; this is encoded by the exons ATGAAGGAGATACTATGGTCTACTAATGTTTCAAGTTCTTTGGCGAATTCCAGTGCACAACTCCTGGATACTGGGAACCTGGTCTTGACAGATGAGTCAAAGAGGACAATCTGGGAAAGTTTTGAGCATCCTACAGACACTTTTttgccaaagatgaaattaggGGCTAGTACAATAGGGACGAGCCAAATAACCTCATGGAGAAGCCCCTCTGATCCATCTATTGGAACTTTCTCTGCAGGTCTCAACCTTTTCCAAACTCCTCAACTTTTTGTTTGGAATAATAGTAGCCCTTGCTGGCGGAGTGGTCCATGGAGTGGTACCACCTTTATTGGGATAGCCGGCATGACTTCTGCATATGATAATCGACTTGATGTCTTGAAAGACAGTTCTGGATATCGATATCTCACTTATAACTATGCAAATACTTCTTTTTTTTACTATAGGTTGAGTTCATCAGGGAGTATACAGGCAATGGTTTCATTAAGTGGAAAAGGAGATTGGACCATAATCTGGTCAAGTTCAGAGAACCAATGTGATGTTTATGGAAAATGTGGATCTTTTGGGAGCTGTAATCCTCAGGATTCCCCAAGATGTACATGTCTGCCAGGTTTTCAGCCAAGAGATCAGGATGAATGGAATCAAGGAAATTGGACAGGTGGTTGCATAAGAAAAGAATTGCTGCAATGTCAGAGAAATCAATCTTCCAGTACAGCGGACGACCAAGATGGATTTGTGAAACTTGCAAACATGAAAGTTCCAGATTTTGCTAAGCCAATAGCAAATTCTGAAGAAGAGTGTCGTAAAGACTGCTTAAACAATTGCTTATGCACAGCTTATGCATTTTATAATGGCATTGGATGTATGCAATGGAGTGGCATCTTAATTGATTCGCAGCAGCTTCCCTATGATGGGGCAAACTTATATATACGAGTGGCATATTCTGAACTTG ATACAGATGCTAAAGGGGGTATAAATGTTGTCATTGCAAGCACAGTGACTGTAGTAACTTCAGTCCTTGTATTCTGTGCATTCCTTTGTTGGAAGTGGATTGCCAAGCAGAAAG GCAAAGAGCAACAAGCTATGGTGCCATCAGTGGAAGAAGTGCATAAAGTGGAAGAAAAGTTCACCATAAACTTCAACCAAGCCAAGTTTGAAGAGCTACCTCTGTATACTTACGAAACATTGGCTAATGCAACAGACaatttccaatcaaacaatAAGATAGGGAAAGGTGGTTTTGGTCCAGTTTACAAG GGAAAGCTGTTAGATGGCCGGGAAATTGCAGTAAAGAGGCTTTCAAATTCTTCAACTCAAGGGATTGAGGAGTTTATGAATGAAGTCGTGGTTATTTCGAAACTCCAACACCGGAATCTTGTTAGACTTCTGGGCTGCTGCgttgaaagagaagaaaaaatgcTAGTCTATGAATATATGCCAAACAAAAGTCTTGACGCCTATCTATTTG ATGCTAATAAACAAAAACTACTTGATTGGAGAAGACGTGTGATCATTGTTGAGGGGATTGGCAGAGCCCTCCTTTACCTTCATAGAGATTCAAGACTAAAAATTATTCATAGAGATCTGAAAGCAAGCAACATCCTTTTAGACGAAGATCTCAAGCCAAAAATATCAGATTTTGGTTTAGCTAGAATTTTCGGAGGCCATCAAGATCAAGCTAATACTAACAGGGTTGTGGGAACATA TGGCTATATGGCTCCAGAGTATGCAATGCAAGGAAGATTTTCCGAAAAGTCTGATGTCTATAGTTTTGGAGTACTATTGTTAGAGATTGTTAGTGGAAGAAGAAATACTAGCTTCTATAATTATGAGAATGAGCTGAGCCTGCTTGGACAT GCTTGGAAATTATGGAATGAAAGTGAAGCAGCAAAACTGATAGATGCAGCAATAATTGATCCAGCTTTCAAAACAGAGATGTTGACATTCATTCATGTAGGATTATTATGTGTGCAGGAATTTGCAAAAGATAGGCCAGATGTCTCTGCTGTTCTTTCAATGCTTAGCAGTGAAATTTCAAATCTCCCTCGTCCCAAATTCCCAGCCTATACAGGAAGATTAGGTTCCTCAGGAAAGTCTTCTCGAGAAAGGGTTTATTCTATTAACAACATAAGCTTAACAACTGTCGAAGGCCGATAG